A single Amphiprion ocellaris isolate individual 3 ecotype Okinawa chromosome 15, ASM2253959v1, whole genome shotgun sequence DNA region contains:
- the pygo2 gene encoding pygopus homolog 2 isoform X1: MAAESGRLLAGQGKRSKASQMKSPEKKKARKSTTQAAGFSHLTEFAPPPTPMVDHLVASNPFDDDFGPPSRPSGAGGPGGAPFIPSPGAGGGGGYGGGGRMGGGMNFMGGPGGPGGGQPGRRPPFGPPSNAGPHHQLGFGGMPGFGGGGGGGGSGGGGGGGGFPPGGPSQFNMPPSFSPPMHPGPGFNPMLSPGGMGGPGGGGPPHPRFGMPPQQQHGQGGHPFNSPPLPGGGGPRGPLPPMGGGMGPGMNMMGGGPGGNMVGALPGMPPQGQFPPSQDGPYPGPSPPGPGNEDGKNFGGGGAPPGPQQQQQQQQQQQQQLNLNPNGPPPNNTTPGPPPNSGPPQPGGGFPGHPDVQQPNANTPGQPPSAPPQPNPNASPTGPLNGSGQPQHPPPSQLQPPSNTNTPNSNNSTQQQQQQSTPPNSAPGSTPYNQQNNTPGAGGPMPNAATNSGQNNMTNNNGGNTPGSNPNPPSNSTSTPNTQSPLPPGPAASSTGPGSGPGKLGGPGMVFPCGLCMAEVHDDQDAILCEASCQRWFHRDCTGLTEPAYGLLTRESAAVWACDFCIKTKDIQAVFVRQGLGQLVAANES; encoded by the exons ATGGCTGCCGAATCGGGGAGACTACTGGCGGGACAAGGAAAACGAAGCAAAG cTTCACAGATGAAGAGCCCGGAGAAGAAGAAGGCGAGGAAATCCACAACTCAG gcGGCGGGGTTCTCTCACCTCACTGAGTTTGCACCCCCTCCCACCCCCATGGTGGACCATCTGGTCGCCTCCAACCCGTTTGACGATGACTTTGGGCCTCCATCCAGACCAAGTGGGGCAGGTGGACCAGGTGGGGCTCCGTTTATTCCCAGCCCAGGTGCCGGTGGAGGAGGTGGATATGGAGGGGGAGGCAGAATGGGTGGAGGCATGAACTTCATGGGAGGACCAGGAGGACCAGGTGGCGGCCAGCCTGGACGGAGGCCACCATTTGGACCCCCATCCAACGCTGGACCCCACCACCAGCTAGGCTTTGGAGGAATGCCTGGCTTtggaggtgggggtgggggtggcggtagtgggggaggtggaggaggtggtggattCCCTCCTGGTGGCCCTTCCCAGTTCAACATGCCACCAAGCTTCAGTCCACCCATGCATCCCGGGCCAGGATTCAATCCCATGTTGTCTCCAGGGGGTATGGGAGGTCCTGGTGGAGGGGGACCACCCCACCCTCGGTTTGGCATgcctccacagcagcagcatggaCAGGGTGGGCACCCATTCAACAGTCCTCCATTACCTGGTGGTGGAGGCCCGAGAGGGCCCTTGCCTCCGATGGGAGGAGGCATGGGTCCGGGGATGAACATGATGGGTGGCGGCCCCGGTGGCAACATGGTGGGAGCGCTGCCAGGCATGCCTCCTCAAGGACAGTTTCCTCCCTCACAGGATGGCCCCTACCCCGGCCCCAGTCCACCAGGACCAGGCAACGAGGATGGAAAGAACTTTGGAGGAGGGGGGGCACCACCCGggcctcagcagcagcaacaacagcagcagcaacagcagcagcagcttaatCTAAATCCCAATGGCCCTCCACCTAATAACACCACCCCCGGCCCCCCTCCTAACTCCGGCCCCCCACAGCCTGGTGGAGGCTTCCCCGGCCACCCAGACGTCCAGCAACCCAACGCCAACACACCTGGTCAGCCTCCGTCGGCACCACCGCAGCCTAACCCCAACGCTTCTCCGACGGGTCCTCTGAATGGATCAGGCCAGCCCCAGCATCCACCACCCAGCCAGCTACAGCCCCCCAGCAACACGAACACCCCCAACTCTAACAACTctacccagcagcagcagcaacaatccACTCCGCCTAACTCTGCACCGGGCTCCACCCCTTACAACCAACAGAACAACACTCCTGGTGCCGGTGGTCCCATGCCAAATGCTGCCACCAATTCAGGTCAGAACAACATGACCAACAACAACGGTGGCAACACCCCCGGCAGCAACCCCAACCCACCCTCTAACTCCACCTCAACTCCCAACACTCAGTCTCCGCTGCCTCCTGGCCCTGCTGCATCCTCAACCGGTCCCGGGTCCGGCCCCGGAAAACTCGGTGGCCCTGGGATGGTCTTCCCTTGTGGCCTCTGTATGGCGGAGGTGCACGACGACCAAGACGCCATCCTTTGCGAGGCGTCCTGCCAACGCTGGTTCCACCGGGACTGCACGGGCCTGACAGAACCGGCGTACGGGCTGCTGACTCGAGAGAGCGCTGCTGTTTGGGCTTGTGACTTCTGCATCAAGACCAAGGACATCCAGGCTGTGTTTGTGCGCCAGGGATTAGGCCAGCTGGTGGCAGCTAACGAGAGTTGA
- the pygo2 gene encoding pygopus homolog 2 isoform X2 codes for MKSPEKKKARKSTTQAAGFSHLTEFAPPPTPMVDHLVASNPFDDDFGPPSRPSGAGGPGGAPFIPSPGAGGGGGYGGGGRMGGGMNFMGGPGGPGGGQPGRRPPFGPPSNAGPHHQLGFGGMPGFGGGGGGGGSGGGGGGGGFPPGGPSQFNMPPSFSPPMHPGPGFNPMLSPGGMGGPGGGGPPHPRFGMPPQQQHGQGGHPFNSPPLPGGGGPRGPLPPMGGGMGPGMNMMGGGPGGNMVGALPGMPPQGQFPPSQDGPYPGPSPPGPGNEDGKNFGGGGAPPGPQQQQQQQQQQQQQLNLNPNGPPPNNTTPGPPPNSGPPQPGGGFPGHPDVQQPNANTPGQPPSAPPQPNPNASPTGPLNGSGQPQHPPPSQLQPPSNTNTPNSNNSTQQQQQQSTPPNSAPGSTPYNQQNNTPGAGGPMPNAATNSGQNNMTNNNGGNTPGSNPNPPSNSTSTPNTQSPLPPGPAASSTGPGSGPGKLGGPGMVFPCGLCMAEVHDDQDAILCEASCQRWFHRDCTGLTEPAYGLLTRESAAVWACDFCIKTKDIQAVFVRQGLGQLVAANES; via the exons ATGAAGAGCCCGGAGAAGAAGAAGGCGAGGAAATCCACAACTCAG gcGGCGGGGTTCTCTCACCTCACTGAGTTTGCACCCCCTCCCACCCCCATGGTGGACCATCTGGTCGCCTCCAACCCGTTTGACGATGACTTTGGGCCTCCATCCAGACCAAGTGGGGCAGGTGGACCAGGTGGGGCTCCGTTTATTCCCAGCCCAGGTGCCGGTGGAGGAGGTGGATATGGAGGGGGAGGCAGAATGGGTGGAGGCATGAACTTCATGGGAGGACCAGGAGGACCAGGTGGCGGCCAGCCTGGACGGAGGCCACCATTTGGACCCCCATCCAACGCTGGACCCCACCACCAGCTAGGCTTTGGAGGAATGCCTGGCTTtggaggtgggggtgggggtggcggtagtgggggaggtggaggaggtggtggattCCCTCCTGGTGGCCCTTCCCAGTTCAACATGCCACCAAGCTTCAGTCCACCCATGCATCCCGGGCCAGGATTCAATCCCATGTTGTCTCCAGGGGGTATGGGAGGTCCTGGTGGAGGGGGACCACCCCACCCTCGGTTTGGCATgcctccacagcagcagcatggaCAGGGTGGGCACCCATTCAACAGTCCTCCATTACCTGGTGGTGGAGGCCCGAGAGGGCCCTTGCCTCCGATGGGAGGAGGCATGGGTCCGGGGATGAACATGATGGGTGGCGGCCCCGGTGGCAACATGGTGGGAGCGCTGCCAGGCATGCCTCCTCAAGGACAGTTTCCTCCCTCACAGGATGGCCCCTACCCCGGCCCCAGTCCACCAGGACCAGGCAACGAGGATGGAAAGAACTTTGGAGGAGGGGGGGCACCACCCGggcctcagcagcagcaacaacagcagcagcaacagcagcagcagcttaatCTAAATCCCAATGGCCCTCCACCTAATAACACCACCCCCGGCCCCCCTCCTAACTCCGGCCCCCCACAGCCTGGTGGAGGCTTCCCCGGCCACCCAGACGTCCAGCAACCCAACGCCAACACACCTGGTCAGCCTCCGTCGGCACCACCGCAGCCTAACCCCAACGCTTCTCCGACGGGTCCTCTGAATGGATCAGGCCAGCCCCAGCATCCACCACCCAGCCAGCTACAGCCCCCCAGCAACACGAACACCCCCAACTCTAACAACTctacccagcagcagcagcaacaatccACTCCGCCTAACTCTGCACCGGGCTCCACCCCTTACAACCAACAGAACAACACTCCTGGTGCCGGTGGTCCCATGCCAAATGCTGCCACCAATTCAGGTCAGAACAACATGACCAACAACAACGGTGGCAACACCCCCGGCAGCAACCCCAACCCACCCTCTAACTCCACCTCAACTCCCAACACTCAGTCTCCGCTGCCTCCTGGCCCTGCTGCATCCTCAACCGGTCCCGGGTCCGGCCCCGGAAAACTCGGTGGCCCTGGGATGGTCTTCCCTTGTGGCCTCTGTATGGCGGAGGTGCACGACGACCAAGACGCCATCCTTTGCGAGGCGTCCTGCCAACGCTGGTTCCACCGGGACTGCACGGGCCTGACAGAACCGGCGTACGGGCTGCTGACTCGAGAGAGCGCTGCTGTTTGGGCTTGTGACTTCTGCATCAAGACCAAGGACATCCAGGCTGTGTTTGTGCGCCAGGGATTAGGCCAGCTGGTGGCAGCTAACGAGAGTTGA